In Treponema primitia ZAS-2, a genomic segment contains:
- a CDS encoding LiaI-LiaF-like domain-containing protein, with translation MALQTSYKITARIVFFFGLLLMFIGSAFLLGTRGGTTPFSVLRAFFFVIIGVLFAFFAIKLNKRSLYLFFATFFLLVGLFLFLSALQIIPFSFSQSWPLLSVFSGLALLPAGWHHFGAVRIRYVVPAIAFVFLGCMLMIFSFRVVPFSFKQFVVDWWFLFVVLAGLLLVLLSLGTKKKSESSSNGGASDRIPPSEPVAETPGGRSFPEDSKP, from the coding sequence ATGGCCCTACAAACAAGCTACAAGATCACCGCACGCATTGTATTTTTCTTCGGTCTCCTGCTGATGTTTATCGGAAGCGCCTTTTTACTGGGAACCCGTGGGGGAACTACCCCATTTTCCGTACTAAGGGCCTTTTTCTTTGTAATTATCGGCGTATTATTTGCCTTTTTTGCAATTAAATTGAACAAACGCTCACTTTATTTGTTTTTTGCCACCTTCTTCCTGTTGGTCGGGTTGTTTCTTTTCCTTTCCGCCCTACAGATTATCCCCTTTTCCTTCTCCCAGAGTTGGCCCCTGCTGTCGGTATTCTCAGGTCTTGCCCTTTTGCCTGCGGGCTGGCACCATTTTGGGGCTGTCCGCATCCGTTATGTGGTCCCCGCCATCGCCTTTGTTTTCCTGGGCTGTATGCTGATGATTTTTTCCTTTCGGGTGGTTCCCTTTTCCTTTAAACAGTTCGTAGTGGACTGGTGGTTCCTTTTTGTAGTTTTAGCAGGGTTGCTTCTGGTTTTGCTGTCCCTGGGAACGAAAAAAAAATCAGAAAGCTCTTCAAATGGCGGCGCTTCGGACCGGATTCCCCCTTCGGAACCCGTCGCCGAAACCCCTGGGGGTCGAAGTTTCCCGGAGGACTCCAAACCGTGA